From the genome of Sporichthyaceae bacterium:
CGGCCAGCTGCCGCGCACACTCCGCGGAGACCACTTGACGGGTGGTCACCTGCAGTACGTTGCGCTTGACCTCGGTGGCGTAGGCCACGACACCACCACGCAACCAGGCCGAGGCGTCCGAGGCCGCGGCCAACCGCGAGGTGAGAATGCCCCCGGTGAGCGACTCCGCGACCGCGACGCTCAGGCCGCGATCGCAGGCCAGCTTGGCGATCCGCTCCGGATCGGCGGGCCCGCTCACGCGATCCACTCGACGCGTTCATCCGGCGGTGGCGGCCCGGGCGGCGTGCCGCCGCCGAACGGGCGTCCACCGAGGGCGGCGCGGCCGTGCGGGGTGAGCCAGCCGGACAAATCCGGGCCCGCGGGCACGATGCCGGTCGGGTTGATGGTGCGGTGCACCTCGTAGTAGTGCCGCTTGATGTGGGTGAACTCCACCGTGTCGCCGAAGCCGGGCGTCTGGAACAGGTCGCGAGCGTAGGCCCACAACACCGGGTCCTCAGTGAGCTTGTTCCGGTTGCACTTGAAGTGGCCGTGGTACACCGCGTCGAAACGCACCAGGGTGGGGAACAGCCGCACGTCGGCCTCGGTGAGAGTGTCGCCGACCAGGTAGCGCTGGTTGCGCAACCGATCGGCCAGCCAGTCCAGACGGGCGAACAGACTCTCGAAGGCTTCGTCGTAGGCCTTCTGCTCGATGGCGAAGCCGGCGCGGTACACCCCGTTGTTGACGTCGGTGTAGACGACGTCGTTGATCTCGTTGATCTGCCCCCGCAGGTGCTCCGGCCACAGGTCCGGGGCGCCGGGTCGGTGGTGGGGGCGCCACTGGGTGGACAGGTCCTCGGTAAGGGTGAAGATGTCGTTGGTGACGACCCGCCCGGTGGGGATGTCGACGATGGCCGGCACGGTGATTCCCTTGTCGTACTGGGGATCCCGCGCCAGGTACGCCTCCTGCAGTCGTTCGATGCGCAACACCGGGTCGCGGCCGTCCGCGTCGAGGGTGAACGCCCAACTGCGCTTGTCGTGGGTTGGGCCGGCGATGCCCATGGACAGCACGTCCTCCAGCCCGAGCAGCCGCCGCGCGATCACCGACCGGTGCGCCCACGGGCAGGCCCGGGACACCACCAAGCGGTAGCGGCCGGGCTCCACCGGATAGCCGTCGCGGCCGTCGATAGTGATGCGGGTGGTGAGGTAGCGGGTGTCCCGCTGAAAATCACCGGCCATCACAGGGTGGGGTAGTCGGGCATGCGCGGAGCTCCTCGAACGCGGGTGAGGGGTTACTCCGGTCGGTTACCCGGCGTCCCGCGGGGCACACCCACCCCCCGGCGAAAGCTGTGAAGTTCCGATGATTAGGGCAAATCGGGATACCTAGCCGGTCAATTTGCGTATGTCTTAAATGAACCGTTGACGCGACGGTTCGTCGGGGAGGGGACCAGCCCTCCGTAAATGAGGTGTCCGATGCACACCGTTTCCGCCCGCCGTCGCCGTATGAGCCGTACCGCCGTTGTGCTCGCGCTGGGCGCCGCTTCCGTCGGCATGGCCGGCGCCGCACAGGCCGCCACCGTTCCTCCCGTTACCGGCTTGGTATCCACCGGCGGTCATTGGGCCCCGGCCGGCGCCGCGCTCATCCACCCCGGCATCATCACCACCACCAAGGACGCCCAATGCACCGCCAATTTCCTCTACACCGACGGCCACCACACCTACCTCGGGCAGGCTGCTCACTGCTCCGGTACCGGGCAGGCCACGGAGACCGACGGCTGCAGTTCCAAGTCGCTACCACTGGGCACCCCGGTGCGGCTCGAGGGCAGCAACGTCGTGGGCACCATGGTCTACAACTCCTGGCTGGCCATGCAGTCCGCGCACGAGACGGACAAGGACGCCTGCGCGCACAATGACCTGGCGTTGATTCAGTTGCCGGACAAGGCGGTGCGACAGGCGAATCCGTCGATCCCGGTGTTCGGCGGACCGACCGGGCTCAACACCACCGGCACGCAGGCCGGCGATTCGGTCGTCACCTACGGCAATTCCCCCCTGCGGCAGGGCATCAGCATGCTCTCCCCCAAGACCGGCACCAGCCTCGGTGACGACGACAACGGCTGGACCCACCAGATCTACACGATCACGCCGGGCATCCCCGGCGACTCCGGGTCCGCGGTGTTGGACGGTCACGGCCGCGCCCTCGGCGACCTGTCCACGTTGGAGTTCGCCCCGCTGCCCGGCGCCAACCAGGTCTCCGACCTGTCCCGGGAGCTGGCCTATGCCCGTGCCCACGGCATCAAGCACCTCCAGTTGGTGGCCGGCACCGAGCCGTTCACTGGCTCCGTCGCCTGAGCCTTATCCACAGATCCGACCGCCCCGTCCGAAAACTCGCAGCCAGCGGGTGCGGATGGGGCGGTCGAACCGCCCCGCAGTGCGGATCCTGACCTGCATCGTTCGCGCGGCGCGGGGCAGTGCTGCGACATGAGCGAGCACAGCGGCGTCGAGGCGTTCATCGGCGGGCTGAACTACACGATGCTCGTGGTGACCTGCCGCGCCGACGACCAGCCGGCCGGCTGCCTGGTCGGGTTCACCACGCAGACCAGCATCGACCCACCGCGCTTCTTGGTGTGCTTGTCCCGCACCAACGTGACCACCCGGGTGGCCGCGTGCGCCGAGCACTTGGCCGTGCACCAACTCGGCCGGGAGGACGTCGACCTGGCCCGGCTGTTCGGTGAGCACACCGCCGAGGACGAGAACAAGTTCACCCGGTGCGCGTGGACCGACGGCCCGCACGGGGTGCCGATCCTGGACCGTGCAGTGGCCTGGATGGTGGGCCGCGTGCTGTCCATCGGCGACGGCGGCGACCACGCCGAGTTCCTGCTGGAGCCGGTCGACGGGCATCGGCGCAGCTACGCCCGGGCGCTGATGTTCACCGACCTGCCGCACCTGGACCCGGGCCAAGAGGCCTGACGGGCCGTCAGCTGCGTGGACGGCGGGTGAAGGTGAGATGGGTGACGCCGCTGGGCATGGTCACGCTTTGCACGTCGAACCGTTCGTGCAGACCCTCCAGGCCGTCCCACAGGCGCTCGCCGCGGCCGACCACCATGGGCGCCACCGCGAGGTGCATGTGGTCGACGAGGTCCGCAACCAGGAATTGGCGCAGCGTGGACACGCCACCGCCGATGCGCACGTCGTCGCCGTTGGCCGCCTCTCGAGCCATCACCAGTGCCTCGGCGGGTGAGGCGTCCACGAAGTGGAACGAGGTGCCGTTGGCGAACTCGATCGAGGGTCGCGGGTGGTGGGTGAGCACGAACACCGGGGTTTGGAACGGCGGCGCGTCGCCCCACCAACCCGGCCAGTCGGGGTCCCACGGGCGGGTCGGATCGAACTTGTTGCGGCCCATGATCTCCGCACCGATGCCCTGACCCCAGGCACTGCTCAACACTCGCTCCGGACCGGCCGGGATGTCGGGCTGTTTGTCGATGCCGTGAATGACCCGGCCGTCGAACCAGGCCATCAACCGGAGGTCGGCGCTGCCGAACGGCTTTTGTCGACTCTGCCCCTCCCCGGTGCCGAAGCCGTCCAGCGAGATGCAGAAGTTGTGTACACGGGTGCGGGACAAGGAACACTCCATCCGTCGGGCAGACAGGACATGACAGCGCGGTCTGGTCAGTGTGCCGCTTCGCCCACCGCCACCGGATGAACCTGTCCCTCGGTGATCGCCATCAGCTTGTCCGGGTTGGTCACCGCATGGACGCCCGCGATCCGGCCGTCGTCGTCCAACTCAACGGTGAGGATGCCGAGCACCCGGTCCGGGGCGATGATCACCAAGCCCGGCGTGCCGTTGATCTCGGTGATCCGGAACGACATCTCCTCGTACGACACGCCCTCATACGGCCGGGTCGACCAGGTCGACAACCACGCCGCGACCTTCTTCGCCCCGGTGACCGGGGCCCGCGAGGCGCGTACCTTGCCGCCGCCGTCGGACCATACGGTCACGTCCGGCGCGAGCAGTTCCATCAACGCATTGAGGTCCCCGCCCGCGGCGGCCGCGAAGAACCGCTCGACGGCCTGCTGCGTGCTGACCGGGTCCGGGTGAAACCGCGGCCGGCGGGCCTGCACGTGCTCCCGCGCGCGGTGCGCGGCCTGCCGCACCGCGGCTTCGGACCGCTCCAGGGCGACGGCGATTTCCGCGTGGGAGAAGGCAAACACCTCGTTGAGCACGAACACCGCGCGCTCCAACGGGCTCAGCGTCTCCAGCACCACCAGCATGGCCAGCGACACCGAATCCGCCGCGGCCGCGTCGGTGGCCGGGTCGTGTTCGGTGAGGATCGGCTCCGGTAGCCACGGCCCGTAGTAGGTCTCCCGCCGGGCCTGCTCGGCGCGCAATCGGTCCACCGCCAGATTCGCCGCGATCCGCGCCAGGTACCCCCGCGGCGCCGCCACATTCGCGCGGTCGACGCCCGACCAGCGCAGCCACGCCTCCTGCACCACGTCCTCGGCGTCAGTGGCCGACCCGAGAATCCGGTACGCCACCGAGAAAACCAGCCCGCGGTGCTCGGCGAAGCTCTGCTCGACGCTCATGCCGCCACCTTCGTGGCGCGCCCACCGTGTCGCCACACCAACACGCGCGGGGTGCGCGGCAGCACCTTGTACAGGGGCCACGGGCTGCGGCTGAAGCCCTCCTTGTACGCAGCGGCCACTCGCCCGGTGAGGATCCATCGCGACGGGGAATCGTTCGGCCGGGTGAACTGGGTGACCGCGTCACCGCGGCCCAGGCTGACGTTCTGGTGGAAGTACCCGAAACGCAGCCCCGC
Proteins encoded in this window:
- a CDS encoding CinA family protein, with protein sequence MSGPADPERIAKLACDRGLSVAVAESLTGGILTSRLAAASDASAWLRGGVVAYATEVKRNVLQVTTRQVVSAECARQLAEGVARLLGADIAVATTGVGGPDPQEGQPPGTVWLGVSVGGVSDAVQLHLDGEPDEVCSRAAGAALALLYRRMQDI
- a CDS encoding glutathione S-transferase C-terminal domain-containing protein, yielding MAGDFQRDTRYLTTRITIDGRDGYPVEPGRYRLVVSRACPWAHRSVIARRLLGLEDVLSMGIAGPTHDKRSWAFTLDADGRDPVLRIERLQEAYLARDPQYDKGITVPAIVDIPTGRVVTNDIFTLTEDLSTQWRPHHRPGAPDLWPEHLRGQINEINDVVYTDVNNGVYRAGFAIEQKAYDEAFESLFARLDWLADRLRNQRYLVGDTLTEADVRLFPTLVRFDAVYHGHFKCNRNKLTEDPVLWAYARDLFQTPGFGDTVEFTHIKRHYYEVHRTINPTGIVPAGPDLSGWLTPHGRAALGGRPFGGGTPPGPPPPDERVEWIA
- a CDS encoding serine protease; this encodes MHTVSARRRRMSRTAVVLALGAASVGMAGAAQAATVPPVTGLVSTGGHWAPAGAALIHPGIITTTKDAQCTANFLYTDGHHTYLGQAAHCSGTGQATETDGCSSKSLPLGTPVRLEGSNVVGTMVYNSWLAMQSAHETDKDACAHNDLALIQLPDKAVRQANPSIPVFGGPTGLNTTGTQAGDSVVTYGNSPLRQGISMLSPKTGTSLGDDDNGWTHQIYTITPGIPGDSGSAVLDGHGRALGDLSTLEFAPLPGANQVSDLSRELAYARAHGIKHLQLVAGTEPFTGSVA
- a CDS encoding flavin reductase family protein; the protein is MSEHSGVEAFIGGLNYTMLVVTCRADDQPAGCLVGFTTQTSIDPPRFLVCLSRTNVTTRVAACAEHLAVHQLGREDVDLARLFGEHTAEDENKFTRCAWTDGPHGVPILDRAVAWMVGRVLSIGDGGDHAEFLLEPVDGHRRSYARALMFTDLPHLDPGQEA
- a CDS encoding dihydrofolate reductase family protein produces the protein MSRTRVHNFCISLDGFGTGEGQSRQKPFGSADLRLMAWFDGRVIHGIDKQPDIPAGPERVLSSAWGQGIGAEIMGRNKFDPTRPWDPDWPGWWGDAPPFQTPVFVLTHHPRPSIEFANGTSFHFVDASPAEALVMAREAANGDDVRIGGGVSTLRQFLVADLVDHMHLAVAPMVVGRGERLWDGLEGLHERFDVQSVTMPSGVTHLTFTRRPRS
- a CDS encoding RNA polymerase sigma-70 factor; translation: MSVEQSFAEHRGLVFSVAYRILGSATDAEDVVQEAWLRWSGVDRANVAAPRGYLARIAANLAVDRLRAEQARRETYYGPWLPEPILTEHDPATDAAAADSVSLAMLVVLETLSPLERAVFVLNEVFAFSHAEIAVALERSEAAVRQAAHRAREHVQARRPRFHPDPVSTQQAVERFFAAAAGGDLNALMELLAPDVTVWSDGGGKVRASRAPVTGAKKVAAWLSTWSTRPYEGVSYEEMSFRITEINGTPGLVIIAPDRVLGILTVELDDDGRIAGVHAVTNPDKLMAITEGQVHPVAVGEAAH